The Candidatus Woesearchaeota archaeon genome window below encodes:
- a CDS encoding AMP phosphorylase, giving the protein MKLLVKDMDIATGGPLIAIINREDAERFDLHATDRILLTKGNKTSIAIVDIGESGRAAPVGKIGLFEEVIDALHAKDGDEVHLKIADKPIALKHIRKKLDGHPLNEKETYEIIKDIVDGKLIDIELTYYVTANYIWGMSLKEIVHLTKSMIHTGDQLHFGNRMVVDKHCIGGVPGNRSTLAVIPILIAGGLCVPKTSSRAITSPAGTADTMEVLCNVCLNSSELKRTVAKIGGCMVWGGAINLAPADDVIINVEHPLSIDAEGQLIASIMAKKGSVGSTHVLIDIPIGTGAKIGSHHQARRLKRLFEIVGREIGIKVFVVLTDGRQPIGNGIGPALEARDVMWMLSNHPNQPLDLRKKCVTMAGYIFEMTGRTRTGEGKKLAEKLLSTGAAYKKMWDIINAQGANIKKIDDIEIGRFSHDILAPRSGIVRHIDNTIIAKIARLAGCPKDKRSGLYLYKHVGDQVAKGEKLFTIYTQSKERLVYAKNHDGFSAVKIR; this is encoded by the coding sequence ATGAAACTGCTTGTCAAGGATATGGACATTGCAACCGGCGGGCCGCTTATTGCCATCATCAACCGGGAAGATGCCGAGAGGTTTGACCTGCACGCTACGGATCGTATTCTTCTTACTAAGGGAAACAAAACTAGTATTGCTATTGTTGATATTGGCGAATCTGGAAGGGCGGCACCTGTCGGAAAAATCGGCTTGTTTGAAGAAGTCATTGATGCACTCCATGCAAAAGATGGTGATGAAGTCCATCTGAAAATTGCTGACAAACCCATTGCGCTCAAGCACATTAGAAAAAAATTGGATGGGCATCCGCTCAATGAGAAAGAAACATATGAGATTATCAAGGATATTGTCGACGGAAAACTCATCGACATTGAACTCACGTATTATGTCACGGCAAATTATATCTGGGGCATGAGCCTCAAAGAGATTGTCCATCTCACCAAGTCTATGATTCACACCGGCGACCAGCTCCACTTCGGCAACCGCATGGTGGTGGACAAGCACTGCATCGGTGGGGTGCCTGGCAACCGCTCAACCCTGGCAGTGATTCCGATTCTTATCGCGGGAGGATTATGTGTGCCAAAAACATCGTCACGCGCAATCACCTCACCTGCCGGCACCGCAGACACGATGGAAGTGTTATGCAATGTGTGCCTCAACAGCAGTGAGCTGAAGCGCACCGTCGCAAAAATCGGTGGGTGCATGGTCTGGGGCGGCGCCATCAACCTCGCGCCGGCAGATGATGTTATCATCAATGTTGAGCACCCATTGAGCATTGATGCTGAAGGCCAGCTCATTGCTTCGATCATGGCAAAAAAAGGCTCGGTTGGCTCAACGCATGTGCTCATTGATATTCCTATCGGAACGGGTGCAAAAATTGGTTCACACCATCAGGCACGTCGGCTGAAACGGCTGTTTGAAATCGTCGGCAGGGAAATCGGCATCAAAGTATTTGTCGTGCTCACCGACGGGCGCCAGCCCATTGGCAACGGCATTGGTCCGGCACTGGAAGCGCGCGACGTTATGTGGATGTTATCGAACCACCCCAACCAACCACTGGACCTGCGCAAAAAATGCGTCACTATGGCAGGTTACATTTTTGAAATGACTGGCAGGACGCGCACTGGTGAGGGGAAAAAATTAGCAGAAAAACTTCTTAGTACTGGCGCTGCATACAAAAAAATGTGGGATATCATCAACGCGCAGGGCGCTAACATTAAGAAAATTGATGACATAGAAATCGGGCGGTTCTCGCATGATATTCTGGCACCGCGCAGCGGCATAGTGCGCCACATCGATAACACTATTATTGCAAAAATTGCGCGGCTCGCTGGCTGCCCAAAAGACAAACGGTCAGGCCTCTATTTGTACAAGCACGTCGGCGACCAGGTTGCAAAGGGAGAGAAACTGTTTACGATTTACACGCAGAGCAAAGAGCGATTAGTATATGCGAAGAACCATGACGGCTTTTCTGCAGTCAAGATACGATAA
- a CDS encoding helix-turn-helix domain-containing protein, giving the protein MHHIDLEKVIKEKIEPKVEHSLHQILGVTIGELSRDITAKLGKNPFFDFHIDTKIKFKDAKKRFKEAYLRKLLLITYGNVSEVARIAAVDRRSVHRLAKKGKIDIDQIRTDMVKAYEVKQSAVTSMIEDVLDSYKSVLHPAKLERAYHSVSGLSKEIVDNLPDEPLPLKDAEEVFEAEYLQKALDENGHRMAQTAKKIGIRSETLFRKCKKLALVA; this is encoded by the coding sequence ATGCACCACATTGATCTTGAGAAAGTTATCAAGGAAAAAATTGAGCCAAAAGTTGAGCACAGCCTGCATCAGATTCTTGGCGTGACCATTGGCGAATTGAGCCGAGATATCACAGCGAAACTGGGCAAGAATCCGTTTTTCGATTTTCACATCGACACAAAAATAAAATTTAAAGACGCAAAAAAGCGGTTTAAGGAAGCGTACTTGCGCAAGCTCCTCCTGATAACGTACGGCAATGTGTCTGAAGTTGCGCGCATCGCTGCGGTTGACCGGCGCTCGGTTCACCGCCTTGCAAAAAAAGGAAAAATTGATATTGACCAAATACGGACCGATATGGTAAAAGCATACGAAGTCAAGCAGTCAGCGGTGACATCCATGATTGAGGATGTGCTTGACAGCTACAAATCCGTGCTGCATCCGGCAAAACTGGAGCGCGCGTACCACAGCGTTTCCGGCTTGTCCAAGGAAATCGTCGACAATCTGCCGGATGAGCCGCTGCCGCTCAAAGATGCAGAAGAGGTTTTTGAAGCTGAATACCTGCAAAAGGCGCTTGATGAAAATGGCCACCGCATGGCGCAAACCGCAAAAAAAATCGGCATTCGCTCTGAAACGCTCTTCCGCAAGTGCAAGAAGCTTGCGCTGGTTGCTTGA
- the pth2 gene encoding peptidyl-tRNA hydrolase Pth2: MKRIITKLVDRFLSKSSTAFKQVILVRTDLKMPAGKLAAQVAHASVDGVLESDKKIIGAWHREGMKKVVLAVRTEQEMMSYAASALKQGLVTCVVVDAGKTVVAPGTKTCCSIGPELEKKIDVVTGKLRPL, encoded by the coding sequence ATGAAACGCATTATCACTAAACTCGTTGACCGCTTCCTGTCAAAATCCAGTACTGCCTTCAAACAGGTCATTCTCGTGCGCACTGATTTGAAAATGCCGGCAGGAAAGCTTGCAGCGCAGGTTGCCCACGCCAGCGTTGACGGCGTGCTTGAGTCCGACAAGAAAATAATCGGAGCGTGGCACCGTGAGGGCATGAAAAAAGTGGTGCTTGCCGTGAGAACCGAGCAGGAGATGATGAGCTACGCTGCCAGCGCGCTTAAGCAAGGGCTGGTCACCTGTGTGGTAGTGGATGCCGGCAAAACCGTTGTTGCGCCGGGCACGAAAACCTGCTGCAGCATCGGCCCCGAGCTCGAAAAAAAAATTGATGTGGTGACGGGGAAACTCAGGCCGCTGTAA
- a CDS encoding zinc ribbon domain-containing protein produces MVECKDCSNDALSGDNFCRTCGNEIEEHDVHTCDCGVVVHENDQFCHSCGAEFEGVEEVEETEEEQG; encoded by the coding sequence ATGGTAGAATGCAAAGACTGCAGCAATGATGCATTGAGCGGTGACAACTTCTGCAGGACGTGCGGCAATGAGATTGAGGAGCACGACGTGCATACATGCGACTGCGGCGTGGTTGTCCATGAAAACGACCAGTTTTGCCACAGCTGCGGCGCTGAATTTGAAGGCGTCGAAGAAGTTGAAGAAACAGAAGAAGAACAGGGATAG